One segment of Psychromonas sp. psych-6C06 DNA contains the following:
- a CDS encoding NADP-dependent oxidoreductase: MSQNQQTNRQIRLASRPFGAPTQENFKTVQSDIPTPKKGEVLLRTVYLSLDPYMRGRMSDAASYAEPVAIDGVMVGGSVCRVEQTNNADFNVGDWVVAFGGWQDYCISDGVNLLKLDPNMGNPSYALGVLGMPGLTAYMGLLDIGAPKAGETVVVAAATGAVGSLVGQIAKIKGCKVVGIAGGEKKCNYAVETLGFDACLDHYSDDLVTQLSQACREGIDVYFENVGGKVFDAVLPLLNPASRIPLCGLISQYNATELPSGPDRMSALMGALLVKRVRMQGFIVFDDYGHRYSEFASAMTQWLMEGKIKYREHLVEGFEESIPAFIGLLEGKNFGKLVVRVGPDSLTQG, encoded by the coding sequence ATGAGCCAAAATCAACAAACTAATCGACAAATACGTTTGGCATCTCGCCCTTTTGGCGCGCCAACTCAAGAAAACTTTAAAACAGTTCAATCTGATATTCCAACGCCAAAAAAGGGTGAAGTTTTATTACGTACCGTTTACTTATCGCTTGACCCTTATATGCGTGGCCGTATGAGTGATGCTGCATCCTATGCTGAGCCAGTCGCTATTGATGGCGTCATGGTCGGGGGCAGTGTTTGCCGTGTAGAGCAAACAAATAACGCTGATTTTAACGTTGGAGATTGGGTCGTTGCCTTTGGTGGATGGCAAGATTACTGTATATCTGATGGTGTTAACTTACTTAAATTAGATCCAAATATGGGTAATCCTTCCTATGCATTAGGTGTTTTAGGGATGCCTGGTTTGACCGCCTATATGGGGCTGTTAGATATTGGAGCCCCTAAAGCGGGTGAAACCGTTGTGGTTGCTGCAGCTACTGGCGCTGTTGGCAGTTTAGTCGGACAAATCGCGAAAATTAAGGGCTGTAAAGTCGTTGGTATCGCTGGTGGCGAAAAAAAATGTAACTATGCTGTTGAAACGCTAGGCTTTGATGCTTGTTTAGATCATTACTCTGATGATTTAGTGACACAACTCTCGCAGGCTTGTCGTGAAGGGATTGATGTCTATTTTGAGAATGTCGGTGGGAAAGTATTTGATGCAGTATTGCCTTTATTAAACCCTGCTTCACGCATTCCATTGTGTGGGCTTATTTCACAATACAATGCAACTGAGTTACCGAGTGGGCCAGACAGAATGTCTGCATTAATGGGCGCATTATTAGTAAAACGCGTCCGTATGCAAGGTTTTATCGTTTTTGATGATTATGGGCACCGTTATTCTGAGTTTGCTAGTGCAATGACGCAGTGGTTAATGGAAGGTAAAATAAAGTATCGTGAACATTTAGTTGAAGGCTTTGAAGAATCGATACCTGCTTTTATTGGGCTACTTGAGGGTAAAAACTTTGGTAAATTAGTGGTGCGTGTTGGGCCCGACAGTTTAACGCAAGGATAA
- a CDS encoding glutathione S-transferase family protein — MITVHHLNASRSQRVLWLLAELDIAYELVNHQRDPKTQLAPESLKAIHPLAKAPVIVDGALTLCESGAVVEYILNKYAQGRLRPAINDANYYAYLEWMHFAEGSLSLPLITLLFMGMERREGELPMDGYVAKEIALDFDYIESVLSQRAYFAGEMFTAADIMMTFMLEIANKLGILQGRPYTLTYLKKVQQRDAYQRVLTLG, encoded by the coding sequence ATGATAACCGTTCATCATTTGAATGCATCTCGTTCTCAACGTGTATTATGGTTACTCGCAGAGTTAGATATTGCCTATGAGTTAGTTAACCATCAGCGTGACCCGAAAACGCAATTAGCGCCAGAAAGCCTAAAAGCGATACATCCGCTCGCTAAAGCACCAGTTATTGTTGATGGTGCATTAACATTGTGTGAGTCGGGTGCAGTAGTAGAATACATTTTGAATAAGTATGCACAGGGGCGTTTACGACCTGCTATTAACGATGCAAATTATTATGCTTACCTTGAGTGGATGCACTTTGCCGAAGGTTCGCTAAGCTTGCCATTGATCACATTATTATTCATGGGTATGGAAAGGCGAGAGGGAGAGCTACCGATGGATGGGTACGTGGCTAAAGAGATTGCTCTGGATTTCGATTACATTGAGTCAGTATTAAGCCAACGTGCATATTTCGCCGGAGAGATGTTTACTGCTGCCGATATTATGATGACTTTTATGCTCGAAATTGCAAATAAACTCGGTATTTTACAGGGACGTCCATACACGCTCACTTATCTTAAAAAAGTGCAGCAACGCGATGCTTATCAACGTGTTTTAACCTTAGGTTAA
- a CDS encoding LysE family translocator, with amino-acid sequence MISVLMSMFVFAFIGAISPGPVNIIATSSGASFGFKRTLPHVLGATIAYTLIVFVVGLGLSATTVALPVITEWLRYIGSAFLLYMAFKIATAVAVNTPKINVISQPPSAWQGALSQGLNPKAWLVSSSGVSIFVTTHSQPFFYLFIFCVVSFTLCLLGISTWAVMGHSIRGFLSTHKRQISFNILMALMLSMLVFTILLQ; translated from the coding sequence ATGATATCTGTATTAATGTCGATGTTTGTCTTTGCGTTTATTGGCGCGATATCACCAGGACCTGTGAATATAATCGCAACAAGCTCTGGTGCTTCATTTGGCTTTAAGCGAACATTACCACATGTATTAGGTGCGACAATCGCTTATACATTAATTGTATTTGTGGTGGGGCTTGGGCTAAGCGCAACCACGGTGGCTCTCCCGGTGATCACTGAATGGTTACGCTATATAGGAAGTGCTTTTTTATTGTATATGGCTTTTAAAATAGCGACAGCTGTCGCAGTGAACACACCTAAAATTAACGTTATCAGTCAACCTCCTTCTGCATGGCAGGGCGCTTTATCACAAGGCTTAAATCCGAAAGCGTGGTTAGTCTCTAGCTCTGGTGTGAGTATATTTGTTACCACACATTCTCAACCATTCTTTTATTTATTCATTTTTTGTGTCGTCTCTTTTACTTTGTGTCTATTGGGGATTTCTACATGGGCTGTTATGGGGCATTCGATTCGAGGCTTCTTATCCACTCACAAAAGACAAATTAGCTTCAATATTTTAATGGCATTGATGTTATCGATGTTGGTATTTACAATACTGTTGCAATAA
- a CDS encoding AraC family transcriptional regulator, whose protein sequence is MKQDKTVFFRQSEQLPFVEMRQASASTACYHAHSHDEFSFGVIDSGVADYQNLNQRLRIGAGDTVTINPADVHACNPHEGDWSYRMLFIKADWVGRLQSEIDEKLSCDYLSFAAVFHRSPDAYQQFQRLFNALQYEQNPLNVETELINYLQRCFFSDVDKKTDLSQLSQVKAQIADQLDINHSLTELAKTAGLSRYHLIRSFKQRYGLSPHAFQLDERIKAAKTLLKNGHSLIDTSHQLGFADQSHLQRNFKKRLAVTPKQYQSYFI, encoded by the coding sequence ATGAAACAAGATAAAACTGTTTTTTTCAGGCAAAGTGAACAGCTACCATTTGTCGAAATGCGTCAGGCATCCGCTTCGACGGCTTGTTATCACGCTCATTCACACGATGAGTTCTCATTTGGAGTTATTGACTCAGGGGTAGCCGATTATCAAAACCTCAATCAACGCTTGCGAATTGGTGCGGGTGATACCGTAACAATTAACCCTGCTGATGTGCACGCTTGTAATCCACATGAAGGTGACTGGTCATATCGAATGTTGTTTATTAAAGCAGATTGGGTAGGTCGTTTACAGTCTGAAATAGACGAGAAATTAAGTTGTGATTACTTGTCCTTTGCGGCTGTTTTTCATCGCTCTCCCGATGCTTATCAACAATTCCAACGTTTATTTAACGCCTTACAATATGAACAAAACCCGTTAAACGTTGAAACTGAATTGATTAACTACCTTCAGAGGTGCTTTTTTAGTGACGTCGATAAAAAGACAGATTTATCGCAGCTATCTCAGGTAAAAGCACAAATTGCAGATCAACTTGATATAAACCATTCCTTAACGGAGCTAGCAAAAACCGCAGGGTTAAGTCGATATCATTTAATTCGTAGTTTTAAACAACGTTATGGTTTATCTCCCCATGCTTTTCAGCTTGATGAGCGAATCAAAGCAGCCAAAACATTGCTTAAAAATGGGCATTCATTAATTGATACTAGCCATCAGTTAGGCTTTGCAGATCAAAGTCACTTACAACGAAACTTTAAAAAACGTTTAGCGGTAACGCCAAAACAGTATCAATCCTATTTTATTTAG
- a CDS encoding FadR/GntR family transcriptional regulator, protein MNNPFSQITSGSRSLHVQIARDIARKILSAEIQQGELIASEVILCQQFNVSRTALREAIKLLTSKGLLESKPKVGTRITNRDRWNFLDPQLLDWIADMGDNEAVYHEFLALRRAIEPAAAALAAVNATAEQRILLSETFQEMEKLAEEFDAVRWTEVDTQFHRLVFLSTGNGFYLPFANILATMFKRFIAHSSEEGGTCLKEHRAIYTAIMSGNAEKAREANVSLLQNSKHRLPS, encoded by the coding sequence ATGAATAACCCATTTTCGCAAATCACAAGTGGCTCAAGAAGCTTACACGTACAGATTGCACGTGATATTGCGCGTAAAATCTTATCTGCTGAGATTCAGCAAGGTGAATTGATCGCTTCAGAAGTTATACTTTGTCAGCAATTTAATGTTAGCCGGACAGCACTACGTGAAGCGATTAAATTGTTAACCTCAAAAGGGTTGTTAGAATCAAAGCCGAAAGTTGGTACGCGTATTACTAATCGCGATAGATGGAACTTTTTAGATCCGCAATTGTTAGATTGGATTGCAGACATGGGAGATAATGAAGCCGTATATCATGAGTTCTTAGCATTACGTCGTGCCATTGAGCCGGCCGCCGCTGCATTAGCTGCTGTGAATGCGACTGCAGAGCAACGAATTTTATTGTCGGAAACCTTTCAAGAGATGGAAAAACTCGCCGAGGAGTTTGATGCAGTTCGTTGGACTGAGGTTGATACACAGTTTCATCGTTTAGTTTTTCTTTCAACTGGGAACGGTTTTTACCTGCCTTTCGCCAATATATTAGCAACCATGTTTAAACGCTTTATTGCTCACTCTTCTGAAGAAGGCGGGACTTGTCTGAAAGAGCATCGTGCAATCTATACGGCGATTATGTCTGGAAACGCAGAAAAAGCGAGGGAGGCGAATGTTAGCCTGTTACAAAACAGTAAGCACCGTTTACCTAGTTAA
- the ylqF gene encoding ribosome biogenesis GTPase YlqF, which translates to MASTSIQWFPGHMHKAHKEIKEVLPQVDIIIEVVDARIPYSSENPLIASIREKTPCIKVLNKSDLADPEITALWIDYLEQEEGIKALAITTTKTEQVHQITKLCQQMLPSRLSQDKQIRAMIMGIPNVGKSTIINILADRIIAKTGNEPAVTKNQQRIRLPSGIMLSDTPGFLWPKIENQNSGYRLAVTGAIKDTAIEYEDIAYYAAEYLIKHYPERLKARYELEEVPQTDHELMEAIAQRRGCLRAGGHFDIYKVSTILLNELRSGALGPLSVETPEMAEIEKVEVVKLMAQQAEEKIAKKEARRRRSRRNRK; encoded by the coding sequence ATGGCTAGCACAAGTATTCAGTGGTTTCCCGGGCATATGCACAAGGCTCATAAAGAGATTAAAGAGGTATTACCGCAGGTTGATATTATCATCGAAGTGGTTGATGCGCGTATTCCTTATAGTAGTGAAAATCCATTGATAGCTTCTATTCGTGAAAAAACCCCCTGTATCAAGGTACTAAATAAATCTGATTTAGCGGATCCTGAAATAACAGCCCTTTGGATTGACTACCTCGAGCAGGAAGAAGGTATCAAAGCACTGGCTATTACCACGACAAAAACAGAGCAAGTACATCAGATAACCAAGTTATGCCAACAGATGTTGCCTAGTAGACTCAGTCAAGACAAGCAGATCCGCGCGATGATCATGGGCATTCCAAATGTTGGTAAATCAACCATTATCAATATTCTAGCCGATCGCATTATCGCTAAAACAGGTAATGAGCCAGCGGTGACTAAAAACCAGCAGCGAATTCGTTTACCTAGTGGCATCATGCTCAGTGATACACCGGGATTTTTGTGGCCTAAAATAGAAAATCAAAATTCAGGTTATCGCTTAGCAGTGACAGGTGCCATTAAAGACACGGCCATTGAATATGAAGATATCGCCTACTATGCAGCGGAATACCTAATTAAACATTATCCTGAACGTTTAAAGGCACGTTACGAACTTGAAGAAGTACCTCAAACGGATCACGAATTAATGGAAGCGATTGCACAACGACGTGGTTGTTTACGTGCAGGAGGCCATTTTGATATTTATAAAGTATCAACGATTTTATTAAATGAGCTACGCTCTGGTGCATTAGGTCCGCTGAGTGTTGAAACGCCTGAAATGGCTGAAATCGAAAAAGTAGAAGTGGTGAAGTTAATGGCACAACAGGCTGAAGAAAAAATAGCGAAAAAAGAAGCTCGCCGTCGCCGTAGCCGTCGAAATCGTAAATAA
- a CDS encoding cupin domain-containing protein, with protein MLNMNFAERVVIDTAKQKWIASPKKGVWRKPLARQEAEQGHATSIVKFEPGAEFSEHDHPLGEEILVLSGVFSDHTGDYHAGTYFRNPKGFIHAPFSREGCTILVKLHQFQTGDNAHVTIETQSRAWQPGIGGLQVMPLHQFEGESTALVKWPAGERFQGHRHFGGEEIFVISGEFIDEHGRYPEGSWIRSPHLSEHTPYVEQETLILVKVGHL; from the coding sequence ATGTTAAACATGAATTTTGCAGAAAGGGTGGTTATCGATACCGCTAAACAAAAATGGATTGCTAGTCCTAAAAAAGGCGTATGGCGCAAACCTTTGGCGCGACAAGAGGCTGAGCAGGGACATGCTACAAGTATTGTTAAATTTGAACCTGGAGCAGAGTTTAGTGAGCATGATCATCCACTTGGCGAAGAGATTCTGGTGTTATCCGGTGTTTTCTCTGACCATACTGGGGATTATCACGCAGGGACCTATTTTAGAAACCCAAAGGGCTTTATTCATGCTCCATTTAGTCGTGAAGGTTGTACGATCTTAGTGAAGTTACATCAGTTTCAAACTGGCGATAACGCGCATGTGACGATTGAAACTCAAAGCAGGGCATGGCAACCAGGTATTGGTGGCTTGCAAGTGATGCCATTACATCAATTTGAAGGGGAGTCGACAGCATTAGTAAAATGGCCGGCTGGTGAACGTTTTCAGGGGCATCGTCATTTTGGTGGTGAAGAGATCTTTGTAATCAGTGGGGAGTTTATTGATGAACATGGTCGATACCCTGAAGGCAGTTGGATCAGAAGCCCACACCTTAGTGAGCATACTCCCTATGTTGAACAAGAAACACTGATATTAGTTAAAGTCGGCCACTTGTGA
- a CDS encoding magnesium transporter, giving the protein MSLEILDYIDKINIHFEKEQDLTELMKEIEQGFSAEQISNLLESFPIKLRILVWKLIGEETQQNVFIAMKNESRQLLLYALDDVDCFPLFTKLDAFNLLELSENLNDRFIDFAVSNMTAKQRSLYKKSCDYALIEVGHWQNFTEIQIPQRLKLSAVKKVCAKSLPAFTDVVYVVNDVGALVGEIALNSLLKLTSDEEYRALITPSAEVINSTDNINVACEKVIASAKSALPVIDENNCLTGRLDLPTAYKYKEQVVESQLIQSAGLVEEEDLFSNVWLSSKNRAVWLGINLVTAFLASWFIGLFEATIQQVVALAVLMPVVASMGGISGSQTITLIIRGLALGQITDANKKDIVIKELKVGAINGVLWAVVIGLITYLWFDTFLLSVTIFIAILGNIVIASLSGVWVPWILTKFKIDPALSGSVVLTTVTDIFGFIVFLGLGSVLLL; this is encoded by the coding sequence ATGTCGTTAGAAATTCTCGATTACATTGACAAAATAAACATTCACTTTGAGAAAGAACAAGATCTAACAGAGTTAATGAAGGAAATTGAACAAGGGTTCTCTGCGGAACAAATTTCAAACTTGTTAGAATCATTCCCGATTAAATTAAGAATCTTGGTATGGAAGCTAATTGGCGAAGAAACACAACAAAATGTGTTTATTGCGATGAAAAATGAGTCACGCCAGTTATTACTTTATGCATTAGATGATGTTGATTGTTTTCCGCTATTTACTAAATTAGACGCATTTAATCTTTTAGAATTATCTGAAAATCTAAATGATCGCTTTATTGATTTTGCTGTTAGTAATATGACCGCAAAACAACGCAGTTTATATAAAAAGTCATGCGACTATGCGCTTATTGAAGTTGGTCACTGGCAAAATTTTACTGAAATCCAAATTCCTCAGCGTTTAAAGCTCTCAGCGGTAAAAAAAGTCTGTGCGAAAAGTTTACCTGCATTTACCGATGTGGTTTATGTTGTTAATGATGTCGGTGCTTTAGTAGGCGAAATTGCGCTAAATAGCCTATTAAAATTAACCTCTGATGAGGAGTACAGAGCATTAATCACCCCGTCAGCTGAGGTTATTAATAGTACCGATAATATTAATGTGGCTTGTGAAAAAGTGATTGCATCTGCAAAGTCTGCATTACCAGTTATTGATGAAAATAACTGTTTAACAGGACGTTTGGACTTACCAACAGCTTACAAATACAAAGAGCAGGTAGTAGAAAGCCAATTAATTCAATCGGCAGGTTTAGTTGAAGAGGAAGATCTATTTAGTAATGTTTGGTTAAGTTCTAAAAACCGTGCTGTCTGGTTAGGCATTAATTTAGTGACTGCATTTTTAGCATCTTGGTTTATCGGTTTGTTTGAAGCAACCATTCAACAGGTTGTTGCACTTGCAGTATTAATGCCGGTAGTAGCATCGATGGGAGGGATATCGGGTAGCCAGACGATAACTTTAATTATTCGCGGTTTAGCACTTGGGCAAATAACCGACGCAAATAAAAAAGATATTGTTATTAAAGAGTTAAAAGTAGGTGCTATCAATGGTGTGCTATGGGCTGTTGTTATAGGGTTAATCACCTATCTATGGTTTGATACCTTCTTATTATCGGTGACCATTTTTATTGCGATATTGGGTAACATTGTCATTGCATCACTATCTGGTGTTTGGGTGCCATGGATTTTAACCAAGTTTAAAATAGACCCTGCATTATCAGGCTCCGTGGTATTAACTACAGTAACTGATATTTTTGGCTTTATTGTATTTTTAGGTTTAGGCAGTGTGCTACTACTATAA
- a CDS encoding LysR family transcriptional regulator gives MKIDLLKTFLEVSRTLHFRIASENLFITQSAVSARIKLLEDELGVLLFDRTKKHLKLTPEGHRLIKHANELIFMWQKTKQDVGITSQHSTQLVIGSMSTIWDIVLQNWLQKIHRNYEDISLLTNTYSPTELRKKLLNRVIDIAFMFEPIFSEQLLTEKVTSVPLHLVTTDPEQATNLDDISDFVFVDYGDSVNAQYLREFDDAPEARHYMSQPMLALNFILNVGGAAYLPRQICFSHIQNNNLYLVQDAPIFSREIFVNYLAKSQKVDVIEQTINLFPQIEV, from the coding sequence ATGAAAATAGATCTATTAAAAACGTTTCTAGAAGTAAGTCGTACCCTGCACTTTCGCATTGCCTCGGAAAATCTGTTTATTACTCAGTCAGCTGTAAGCGCACGTATAAAGTTATTAGAAGATGAGCTTGGAGTATTACTTTTTGATCGCACCAAAAAACATTTAAAATTGACACCTGAAGGGCACCGCTTAATCAAACATGCTAATGAGCTTATTTTCATGTGGCAGAAAACTAAGCAAGATGTTGGCATTACATCACAACACTCAACACAGCTAGTTATTGGTTCAATGAGTACTATATGGGATATTGTGTTACAAAATTGGTTACAAAAGATTCATCGAAATTATGAAGATATTAGCTTATTAACAAACACTTACAGCCCAACTGAATTGCGAAAAAAACTGTTAAATCGAGTCATTGATATTGCTTTTATGTTTGAGCCAATTTTTTCAGAGCAACTATTAACTGAAAAAGTAACCAGCGTCCCCTTACACTTAGTAACAACTGATCCTGAACAAGCAACCAACCTTGACGATATTAGCGATTTTGTATTCGTAGATTATGGAGATTCGGTAAATGCGCAGTATCTGAGAGAGTTTGATGATGCTCCTGAAGCGAGGCATTATATGAGCCAGCCAATGCTAGCACTTAACTTTATTCTTAACGTAGGAGGCGCGGCTTATCTACCACGACAGATCTGTTTCAGCCACATACAAAATAATAACCTTTATTTAGTACAAGATGCGCCAATATTTAGTCGTGAAATTTTCGTAAATTATTTAGCGAAGAGTCAAAAAGTAGATGTTATCGAACAAACGATTAACCTGTTTCCACAGATTGAGGTTTAA
- the rimK gene encoding 30S ribosomal protein S6--L-glutamate ligase, with product MKVAILSRNKNLYSTRRLKEAGEAMGHEVDIIDTLHCYMDITSSRPTVRYHGEELPKYDAIIPRIGASVTFYGTAVARQFEMMGTFNVNESVAISRSRDKLRSMQLLSRKGIGMPRTGFACKPDNIKDLIKNVGGAPVVIKLLEGTQGIGVVLADTAKAAESIIEAFMGLKANILVQEFIKEAGGADIRCLVIGGKVVAAMKRQGAEGEFRSNLHRGGSAEVVKLSKEERQTAVNAAKVMGLNICGVDLLRSQNGPMVMEVNSSPGLEGIEKATGKDVAALVFDFIEKNAKDHHNKTRGKG from the coding sequence ATGAAAGTAGCTATTTTATCAAGAAACAAAAATCTGTACTCGACGCGACGCCTAAAAGAAGCGGGCGAAGCAATGGGCCATGAAGTAGATATTATCGATACATTACACTGTTACATGGACATTACGAGTAGCCGTCCTACGGTGCGCTATCATGGTGAAGAGTTACCAAAATACGATGCGATTATTCCCCGTATTGGTGCTTCTGTTACATTTTATGGAACAGCGGTTGCGCGACAATTCGAAATGATGGGGACATTTAATGTTAATGAATCAGTTGCAATTAGTCGCTCTCGTGACAAATTACGTTCGATGCAACTACTTTCGCGCAAAGGGATTGGTATGCCACGTACTGGATTTGCTTGTAAGCCTGATAATATTAAAGATTTGATCAAAAATGTGGGTGGTGCACCGGTTGTGATCAAGTTGCTTGAGGGGACGCAAGGGATAGGGGTAGTACTCGCAGATACAGCTAAAGCTGCAGAAAGCATTATCGAAGCGTTCATGGGCCTTAAAGCTAATATATTAGTGCAAGAGTTTATTAAAGAAGCGGGTGGTGCAGATATTCGTTGTTTAGTCATTGGTGGTAAAGTAGTGGCCGCGATGAAACGCCAAGGTGCTGAAGGTGAGTTTCGTTCTAATCTTCACCGCGGTGGCTCAGCTGAAGTTGTTAAGTTAAGCAAAGAAGAACGCCAAACTGCTGTTAATGCAGCTAAAGTGATGGGCTTGAATATCTGTGGTGTTGATTTACTGCGCTCTCAAAATGGGCCAATGGTCATGGAAGTAAACTCATCTCCTGGTCTAGAAGGTATTGAAAAGGCAACAGGTAAAGATGTGGCTGCCTTAGTGTTCGATTTTATTGAAAAAAATGCTAAAGACCACCATAACAAAACTCGAGGTAAAGGATAA
- a CDS encoding succinylglutamate desuccinylase/aspartoacylase family protein: MKALRIGDFDILPGTQRKIELPVAKLYTDANVSLPVHIIRAKKDGPTIFISAAVHGDELNGIEIIRRLINKPNFKVIRGTVIAVPMVNVYGVVNQSRYMPDRRDLNRCFPGSPKGSLAARVAHIFLTQIVQHCDYGIDLHTGAIHRSNLPQIRGDMNDEETKLLAQVFAVPVILHSNLLDGSLRESAVKNKTKVLLYEAGEALRFDDFSINAGIKGIENVLRHLKMMPQKRSKKKLKEPYIANSSGWLRANASGVVNHLVKLGDQVTKGDTLAEIGSPYGEVLGIVTASRSGILIGKQNIPLVQEGEAMFHIAYFKEDDESIAEHIENVQESLIPEDQYSDPNMLRDL, from the coding sequence ATGAAAGCATTACGTATAGGTGATTTTGATATTTTACCGGGCACTCAAAGAAAAATTGAGTTGCCTGTAGCGAAACTATATACCGATGCAAATGTTTCTTTACCTGTACATATCATTCGTGCAAAAAAGGACGGCCCTACCATTTTTATAAGTGCAGCCGTCCATGGGGATGAACTTAATGGAATTGAAATAATTCGTCGGTTAATTAATAAACCTAACTTTAAAGTGATTAGAGGAACAGTAATTGCTGTGCCTATGGTAAATGTTTATGGTGTTGTTAATCAGAGCCGATACATGCCTGATAGACGCGACCTCAATAGATGTTTTCCTGGATCGCCCAAAGGTTCATTAGCTGCGCGTGTTGCACATATTTTTTTAACGCAAATTGTACAGCACTGTGACTATGGCATTGATTTACATACTGGTGCTATTCATCGCTCTAATTTGCCTCAAATTAGAGGAGATATGAACGATGAAGAAACTAAATTGTTGGCGCAGGTATTTGCTGTGCCAGTTATTTTGCACTCTAATTTATTAGATGGTTCATTACGTGAGTCCGCGGTTAAAAATAAGACCAAGGTATTGCTGTATGAAGCCGGTGAAGCATTACGTTTTGATGATTTTTCTATTAATGCGGGTATTAAAGGCATTGAAAATGTATTGCGACATTTGAAAATGATGCCACAAAAACGTTCCAAGAAAAAATTGAAAGAGCCCTATATTGCGAATAGTAGTGGCTGGTTGCGTGCGAATGCGAGTGGGGTGGTTAATCACCTAGTCAAATTGGGTGACCAAGTCACGAAGGGGGATACCTTAGCGGAAATTGGTAGTCCCTATGGGGAAGTTTTAGGTATTGTTACCGCGAGTCGTTCTGGTATTTTAATTGGTAAGCAAAATATTCCTTTAGTGCAAGAGGGCGAAGCGATGTTTCATATCGCTTACTTTAAAGAAGATGATGAAAGCATTGCTGAGCATATTGAAAATGTACAAGAGTCATTAATACCCGAAGATCAATATTCAGATCCAAATATGTTGAGAGATTTATAA
- a CDS encoding RimK/LysX family protein — protein sequence MKPNDKKIIGRLESIALPELGISELEVRVDTGAKTSSLHVDNIVKYLHKGKPSVKFDIHPDIHNVSRLISCKAVISDIRNIKSSNGAAEQRYVIKTPMVLGDETWPIEITLTDRADMNYLMLFGREAIGDRLLVDASQVFLASMEYES from the coding sequence ATGAAACCTAACGATAAAAAAATTATTGGCAGATTAGAGTCGATTGCATTACCTGAATTAGGCATCAGTGAATTAGAAGTCAGGGTGGATACAGGTGCTAAAACTTCATCGTTACATGTAGATAATATTGTTAAATATTTACATAAAGGTAAACCAAGCGTTAAGTTTGATATTCATCCAGATATTCATAATGTATCGCGTTTGATTTCATGCAAAGCGGTTATTAGTGATATTAGAAATATTAAATCATCAAATGGTGCTGCCGAACAACGCTATGTTATTAAAACTCCGATGGTGCTTGGCGACGAAACTTGGCCCATCGAGATAACCTTAACGGATCGTGCTGATATGAATTATCTGATGTTATTCGGACGAGAAGCGATTGGCGATAGACTATTAGTCGATGCCTCGCAGGTATTTCTGGCATCGATGGAGTATGAGTCCTAA